One Solanum pennellii chromosome 9, SPENNV200 DNA segment encodes these proteins:
- the LOC107029151 gene encoding zinc finger protein CONSTANS-LIKE 13, giving the protein MTEVKKDEENHHQHVCDFCGNNTALLYCRADSAKLCFTCDREVHSTNQLFTKHTRWLLCNHCDSSPASILCCTETSVLCQNCDWESHNKLLSLHERRPLEGFTGCPSVSELLSILGFEDLGKKELLCGGDDGGYGFSDWVIWDTPSVVTLDDLIANNNDSGHNYQAIGVPPLPKNRNAACGKHKEEILSQLRELSKLEPNSGDDQDENVPTTGFQSMEPVQNCPLRYKGSGFMQSSDQHVVPSSEGSAFHWHGDTGEFVDQGFSSSLTDCFIETKCLLPDRDSDVCDASGGGNEEQSHHPPTTETFQMVPKVVHRELNSQERETAVSRYKEKKKTRRYEKHIRYESRKARAETRTRIKGRFAKMDYRDSSVHQ; this is encoded by the exons ATGACTGAAgtaaaaaaagatgaagaaaatcaTCATCAGCATGTTTGTGATTTTTGTGGAAACAACACAGCACTTTTGTATTGCAGAGCAGATTCAGCTAAGCTCTGTTTTACCTGTGACCGTGAAGTTCATTCAACTAATCAGCTTTTCACTAAACATACTCGTTGGTTGCTCTGTAATCATTGTGATTCTTCTCCAGCTTCTATACTCTGTTGTACAGAGACCTCTGTTTTGTGTCAAAATTGTGATTGGGAATCTCATAATAAACTATTGTCTCTACATGAAAGAAGACCACTCGAGGGGTTTACCGGTTGTCCTTCTGTTTCTGAGCTGTTGTCGATTCTTGGATTTGAAGATTTGGGGAAGAAGGAACTTTTGTGTGGCGGTGATGATGGAGGTTATGGTTTCTCTGATTGGGTTATTTGGGATACTCCGTCTGTTGTTACTCTTGATGATTTGATTGCTAATAATAATGATTCTGGACATAATTATCAAGCTATTGGGGTTCCTCCTCTACCGAAg aACCGAAATGCTGCTTGTGGAAAACACAAGGAAGAAATACTTAGTCAGCTTCGCGAATTATCAAAGTTGGAACCAAATTCGGGTGATGATCAAGATGAAAATGTACCAACTACAGGATTTCAATCTATGGAACCTGTACAAAATTGTCCGTTGAGATATAAAGGTTCGGGATTTATGCAGAGTTCAGATCAACATGTAGTTCCTTCATCTGAG GGGAGCGCCTTCCATTGGCACGGTGATACTGGTGAATTCGTAGATCAAggcttttcttcttctttaacgGACTGCTTCATTGAGACAAAGTGCTTACTACCCGACAGAGATTCAGATGTTTGTGATGCTTCTGGTGGAGGAAATGAAGAACAATCTCATCATCCTCCCACTACTGAAACATTTCAAATGGTACCTAAAGTCGTTCATCGCGAGTTAAACAGCCAAGAAAGAGAAACTGCTGTGTCACGGTacaaggagaagaagaaaacaaggag ATATGAGAAGCATATTAGGTACGAGTCAAGGAAGGCTCGTGCAGAAACTAGAACACGAATCAAGGGACGTTTTGCCAAGATGGATTACAGGGATTCCTCCGTGCATCAGTAA
- the LOC107029597 gene encoding CASP-like protein 1E1: MKTLETSNGASGSNEGKNRFDEELNNCRKYDMILRIMGLIFTLVAAIVAGSNKDTESVAISLVDGLPPLHLTLTAKWSYMSSTVYFVAVNAIACAYAAISMAFISLTGGNCKGSILVVGLDLAMVALLFSANGASASIGLIALNGNSHTQWHKVCYAFKRYCIQGGAALVLSMFGSFFFICIVFLFTYNLHRTTLN; the protein is encoded by the exons ATGAAGACATTGGAGACAAGCAATGgggcaagtggttctaatgagggaaaaaatagatttgatgaagaattgaatAATTGtagaaaatatgatatgattttgaGAATTATGGGGCTAATTTTTACTTTAGTAGCTGCAATTGTGGCTGGTTCTAATAAGGATACTGAATCAGTTGCAATATCTCTTGTAGATGGATTGCCTCCTTTGCACCTTACTCTAACTGCTAAATGGAGTTATATGTCTTCCACTGT GTATTTTGTGGCTGTAAATGCGATAGCATGTGCTTATGCAGCGATATCTATGGCGTTTATATCTCTAACAGGAGGAAATTGTAAAGGCTCTATCCTTGTTGTTGGTCTAGACTTGGCTATGGTGGCATTGCTTTTTTCAGCCAACGGGGCGTCGGCTTCAATTGGACTCATTGCTTTAAATGGAAACTCACACACTCAATGGCACAAAGTTTGTTATGCTTTTAAAAGATATTGTATTCAAGGGGGAGCCGCTCTTGTTTTATCTATGTTTGGTTCATTCTTCTTTATTTGTATTGTGTTTCTATTCACTTATAATCTTCATAGAACTACTTTAAATTAG